A genome region from Vicia villosa cultivar HV-30 ecotype Madison, WI unplaced genomic scaffold, Vvil1.0 ctg.001168F_1_1, whole genome shotgun sequence includes the following:
- the LOC131633717 gene encoding membrane-anchored ubiquitin-fold protein 4-like, with the protein MPEEDLVELKFRLYDGSDIGPFRYSPTSTVSMLKERIFAEWPKDKKIIPKAANDIKLINAGKILENNKTVGQCRVPFGELPKGVITMHVVVQPSLAKAKSDKVDDTPRKHFCGCTIL; encoded by the exons ATGCCGGAAGAAGATTTGGTGGAGCTCAAGTTCCGATTATACGATGGATCGGATATTGGACCGTTTCGGTATTCGCCGACTTCAACTGTTTCTATGCTCAAGGAAAGGATTTTCGCTGAATGGCCTAAAG ACAAGAAAATCATACCGAAGGCAGCAAATGATATAAAGCTCATAAATGCTGGGAAAATTTTGGAGAACAACAAGACGGTTGGCCAGTGTAGAGTGCCTTTTGGTGAGCTTCCTAAGGGGGTCATCACCATGCATGTTGTCGTCCAGCCATCTTTGGCAAAAGCAAAATCAG ACAAAGTTGATGATACACCCAGAAAACATTTTTGTGGGTGTACAATATTGTGA
- the LOC131633713 gene encoding glutaredoxin-C3-like: MHYQTESWGTYHMNPTTMMGDPLERIERLASENAVVIFSISTCCMCHAIKRLFCGMGVNPAVHELDEDPRGKELERALMRLLGTSNVVPVVFIGGKLIGTMDRVMGCHINGSLVPLLKQAGALWL, from the coding sequence ATGCATTACCAAACAGAATCATGGGGAACCTATCACATGAACCCAACAACAATGATGGGAGACCCATTAGAACGAATAGAAAGACTAGCATCAGAAAATGCTGTTGTGATATTCAGCATAAGCACATGCTGCATGTGTCATGCAATCAAGAGATTGTTCTGTGGAATGGGAGTGAATCCAGCCGTTCATGAACTCGATGAAGATCCAAGAGGCAAAGAACTTGAAAGGGCACTCATGAGACTACTTGGTACCTCAAATGTTGTCCCTGTTGTCTTCATCGGTGGGAAACTCATTGGTACTATGGATAGAGTCATGGGATGTCATATTAATGGCTCTCTTGTTCCTCTTCTCAAACAAGCTGGTGCTCTTTGGCTTTGA